A section of the Babesia microti strain RI chromosome I, complete genome genome encodes:
- a CDS encoding hypothetical protein (overlaps_old_locusTagID:BBM_I02895), producing MYDAENMVKFLSRLDSKLAYKFVNEFARFEIYIGNHSRVSKLLDIYRCNLGIGLDTGPCFGSERDLIAEAIKLYQENEKERGEYQIVYDDLATYTELAITLSRDIAAKGHLEESHRIISELIYTMKRLAVAQGAEDRLAHEIRNCSLYSLSILLNNAVMRSTQGYSDTSDKVLLQMSILPILEFFSALKLEDLPQPISLYIKGALVLAICNMGKDYQSIDSPAVNSDELRTFTHLLEVIVKSNPKYTAIGRKMVSMYEFNLEFQRARKFIDQYNIRVPKGTTEVLAYKEKLLHDYGTISNIPIGTPFPLVKLEPLDPILIYDHAYEYKCDLYNKIVDKPLTLDDCVWVIAREINSSGNGGQGLLLNVGGDQIYGIWSRVGTCLSGFFPSYNYKIMDLHNSNLDGITIAGTNDCVWRLHAIVDLMMAHPLNLAKDYGTARELAQHIYNIVKIKCEYLFEKCVLVDSVSMLVDPHTHNSKVSNSGQTVANFSDLKSSDAINHRKFKDIITVKL from the coding sequence ATGTATGACGCTGAAAACATGGTTAAATTTCTGAGCAGGCTGGATTCTAAGTTAGCCTACAAGTTtgtaaatgaatttgcaaGGTTTGAAATATACATTGGTAATCACAGCCGTGTGTCAAAGCTATTGGATATTTACAGGTGCAATTTGGGCATTGGTCTGGACACTGGGCCTTGTTTTGGTTCGGAGCGCGATTTGATTGCTGaagcaattaaattgtacCAGGAAAATGAGAAGGAACGCGGTGAGTATCAGATCGTTTACGACGATTTGGCAACATATACAGAGTTGGCGATCACTTTATCAAGGGACATTGCGGCTAAAGGGCATTTAGAAGAATCACACAGGATTATCAGCgaattaatttacactaTGAAACGGCTTGCAGTTGCACAGGGGGCGGAAGATCGTTTAGCGCATGAGATACGTAATTGCAGTTTATACTCGCTATCTATCCTACTAAATAATGCAGTGATGCGGTCTACCCAGGGCTACAGCGATACCAGCGATAAGGTCCTATTGCAAATGTCGATACTACCCATATTGGAGTTTTTTAGCGCCCTTAAACTGGAAGATTTACCCCAACCAATTTCCTTATACATTAAAGGTGCCTTGGTTTTGGCCATTTGTAACATGGGCAAGGACTATCAGTCCATTGACTCTCCAGCAGTCAACTCCGATGAATTGCGTACATTTACCCATTTGCTTGAGGTAATTGTGAAAAGCAATCCCAAGTACACAGCTATTGGACGGAAGATGGTTTCCATGTACGAGTTTAACCTGGAATTCCAACGAGCCCGCAAATTCATAGatcaatacaatattaGAGTGCCAAAAGGAACTACTGAGGTATTGGCTTACAAGGAAAAATTGCTGCATGATTATGGTACCATTTCTAATATACCAATAGGCACTCCATTTCCACTCGTTAAACTTGAGCCGCTAGAcccaattttaatatacgACCACGcatatgaatataaatgtgatttgtataataaaattgttgataagCCATTGACACTGGATGATTGCGTATGGGTTATTGCCAGGGAGATTAACTCTAGCGGGAATGGTGGGCAGGGACTGTTGTTGAACGTGGGTGGGGATCAGATTTACGGCATTTGGTCTAGGGTGGGCACTTGCCTTTCAGGCTTCTTTCCATCgtataattacaaaatcaTGGATCTACACAACTCAAATCTGGACGGCATTACAATTGCCGGAACGAACGACTGTGTTTGGAGGTTACACGCAATAGTAGACCTAATGATGGCACACCCTCTCAATCTGGCCAAGGACTACGGCACAGCCCGGGAGCTGGCccaacatatttataatattgttaagaTAAAATGCGAGTATCtatttgaaaaatgtgTACTAGTGGATTCTGTGTCTATGCTTGTCGATCCGCACACTCATAATTCTAAAGTTTCAAATTCCGGCCAAACGGTGGCCAACTTTAGTGACTTGAAATCGTCAGACGCCATAAATCACAGGAAATTCAAGGATATAATAACCGTTAAGCTGTAA
- a CDS encoding PLD-like domain (overlaps_old_locusTagID:BBM_I02900) yields MEDQIPDFIKRVTPDHESSVKAYKLYKQLSCISKFVHGNRVDVYSTGSDYYKSLCQHLDAAKKRIWMEMYIFDETTTCRKFVDSLIAASKRGCDVVVLLDYFGALDFPNQWKEELQSKGVNIYYFNPLFPPKSSISFFTFRNHRKIIITDDTAFCGSSNIAMRSTDELVEGKCIFHEFGVKVNGPIVAELGKSFISTLEIAKVPIRRDPFEATESFDDGSLIQILESNPWTRNKSIQEVFKYMLKNAEKGIFIATSYFHPEGAIRRRILEAKKRKVPIHLLLSGKSDIHCDVDSTIHLANKLMSHPPSNSDKLKIYLTNKWHFHGKAMMVDDLWTSIGTYNMDRLSSRRNMEISLGILDYRIAKKVKEIQLSYSSQYYADQLTLDTMLQVPMHKRIYGKFCHCCYKFLSSSRWLDWFTDEGFKNRFRHTFIRTFIEDNVGTLLASASSILGM; encoded by the exons ATGGAAGATCAGATACCTGATTTTATCAAACGGGTGACACCTGACCATGAATCTAGCGTCAAA gcatATAAACTTTACAAGCAACTGTCATGCATCAGTAAATTCGTTCACGGGAATCGCGTAGATGTATATTCAACAG GATCTGATTACTATAAGTCATTGTGCCAGCATTTGGATGCGGCAAAGAAGAGGATTTGGATGGAAATGTACATTTTTGACGAAACTACCACATGCAGAAAGTTTGTTGATAGCCTAATTGCCGCCTCAAAGCGTGGATGTGATGTCGTAGTACTGTTAGATTAC TTTGGGGCACTTGATTTTCCGAATCAATGGAAAGAAGAGTTACAATCAAAGGGcgtcaatatatattatttcaacCCCCTATTCCCTCCCAAATCCTCCATCTCCTTTTTCACCTTTCGTAACCATagaaaaataataataacagACGATACGGCCTTTTGTGGCTCATCGAATATCGCAATGAGATCAACTG ATGAACTTGTTGAAggaaaatgtatatttcaCGAATTTGGAGTCAAAGTTAATGGACCAATTGTGGCCGAATTGGGAAAATCCTTTATATCCACATTGGAAATTGCTAAGGTGCCAATACGTCGTGATCCATTTGAGGCAACTGAATCATTTGATGATGGATCTTTGATTCAAATACTGGAATCAAACCCCTGGACGAGGAACAAAAGCATCCAAGAGGTCTTTAAATACATGCTTAAAAATGCGGAGAAGGGGATATTCATCGCCACTAGTTACTTCCATCCCGAAGGAGCTATACGCCGTAGGATTTTGGAGGCAAAAAAACGCAAAGTACCAATACATTTACTGCTCTCTGGAAAATCTGATATACATTGCGACGTAGATTCTACGATACACCTtgccaataaattaatgtcACACCCTCCCTCtaatagtgataaattaaaaatttacctCACGAACAAATGGCATTTTCATGGGAAGGCTATGATGGTTGATGATCTGTGGACATCAATTGGTACATATAATATGGATCGTTTATCGTCCAGGCGCAATATGGAAATATCCCTCGGGATTCTAGACTATCGTATCGCAAAGAAAGTCAAGGAAATACAGTTATCCTACTCATCACAATACTATGCAGATCAGCTTACATTGGACACCATGCTCCAGGTACCAATGCACAAGAGAATATATGGCAAGTTTTGCCACTGCTGCTACAAATTTCTGTCCAGCAGCAGGTGGCTTGACTGGTTCACCGATGAGGGGTTCAAGAACAGGTTCAGACATACGTTCATACGCACGTTTATAGAAGATAACGTGGGAACCTTGCTGGCCTCTGCTAGTAGTATCCTGGGCATGTGA
- a CDS encoding hypothetical protein (overlaps_old_locusTagID:BBM_I02905), with the protein MIFAKSNVFFLICSVIFLCIIAVDSDESSNVLMQLYTGDRPWKNDNYVPLSVIIDIKNNNKGTEAYLVIPMSFKYVKTLDAPKHFTSLQKPNSAATKGKWMCNAVLGSPDALSVANMLLKSGDEVDEDDDDEEEEEEEDEGCSAEEIITSLKKLSVTQRSRVGIKLKEDLEAPIEEDKLKMFSKDQLVKIDLPKEHGVIKSGKYIWNILLSHASINSDDYESSERLNWYFVIAMEGDAEIPKYINETSLLSYRHLSQALKLQKMKIISDFRINLEKTKTLNADLVPNLPASITTSSKDITIKFKAPAHIYKSNRISLRIFYPKETKLCKKLELTASAGKINIGKCDCSSDCKGAVILSNFDEEWIKDIEYTLIIRDTDVDGGDNVEITMIENDPYDELEKISGIVSGSCKTLFQHSYIKYMPFIISRALLTIPQKSIKAKFYIHQHAYNTSYLYGILDLPKINIKGGYKMIIETEDGSNKSNLQFIDNASSKLVSNPKLPKSHTVDSTKNKLEISILNNDSNKYTSIPLLLKYTTNDIKTNLKLSINSVDDNTNMVGSVEIVNTEFDNAMLQIHGPRFMDKNTIIYTFSNVKKGDYFIQIESTSNLIDKCGELNVSHETIVKTECSDKSLKINLSLPHEQQRIDFKVGIKQYKPTDELKFTLGNGVKNLSYNINLQELFENVELDDAICIFSQKSAISDSTMVSSFQMLKCATPWMPSEYHKHTPNLYLLDDMNKLVRGDRHIFRYNTDPLSNDVLPKLMPMTLYILANTTDIKMTDGLSKVFRCKVTKLKENVEDQIIQIYNENSANGDKEKIAIAIITTNNTIVDHIKKLPKTSEQTKHLFVPLFLINSNAVDHISLQHKSPSPNYLDPKRITPLYQNDPTKATNVVSAKIGDSSLHFGVTHTESIDAAMASVEELMYSTVIPAWTSYLSCVNTSTVNVQYMDKNLFSVTGKYSRKHCDYLTLLSSVI; encoded by the exons atgatttttgcTAAATCTAACGTGTTTTTTCTCATATGCTCTGTCATTTTCTTGTGCATCATTGCTGTAGATTCTGATGAAAGCTCTAATGTCCTTATGCAATTATACACTGGTGACCGCCCGTGGAAAAATGACAATTACGTTCCTTTATCAGtgataattgatataaaaaataacaacaaAGGCACTGAAGCATATCTGGTCATTCCAATGT CCTTTAAATACGTAAAAACTTTGGATGCACCCAAACATTTTACATCGCTCCAAAAACCCAATTCTGCTGCAACTAAAGGTAAATGGATGTGTAATGCTGTTTTGGGATCGCCAGATGCTTTATCTGTAGCCAACATGTTACTTAAAAGTGGAGATGAAGTTGACgaggatgatgatgatgaggAGGAGGAGGAGGAGGAGGATGAAGGTTGCTCTGCCGAGGAAATAATTACAAGTTTGAAGAAATTATCAGTTACTCAAAGAAGTAGAGTAGGAATAAAGTTGAAGGAAGATCTAGAGGCGCCAATTGAAGAGGATAAACTAAAAATGTTTTCCAAGGATCAGCTTGTGAAAATTGATTTACCAAAAGAACATGGAGTGATTAAAAGTGGCAAATATATCTGGAATATTTTACTCTCCCATGCTAGCATCAATAGTGATGATTATGAAAGTAGTGAAAGATTAAACTGGTATTTTGTAATAGCAATGGAAGGTGATGCAGAAATTcctaaatatataaacgAAACATCACTATTGAGTTACAGGCACTTGTCACAGGCGTTGaaattgcaaaaaatgaaaataatttcgGATTTTAGAATTAATTTGGAAAAG ACTAAAACTTTAAATGCGGATCTCGTCCCCAATTTACCTGCCTCCATAACCACTAGTAGCAAAGATATAACAATCAAGTTTAAGGCTCCTGCGCATATTTACAAGTCCAATAGAATTTCTTTAAGGATTTTTTATCCTAAAGAAACaaaattgtgtaaaaaaCTCGAATTGACAGCATCTGctggtaaaattaatattggcAAATGTGACTGTTCGAGTGATTGTAAAGGTGCCGTTATATTGTCCAATTTCGATGAGGAATGGATTAAGGACATCGAATATACACTGATTATTAGGGATACAGATGTTGATGGTGGTGATAATGTAGAAATCACGATGATAGAAAACGATCCGTATGACGAActtgaaaaaattagtGGCATTGTTTCTGGGTCATGTAAGACCTTATTTCAGCATTcctatattaaatacatgCCCTTTATTATATCTCGTGCTTTATTGACCATTCCACAAAAATCTATCAAGGCCAAATTCTATATACACCAACACGCCTATAACACCTCTTACCTCTACGGCATACTAGACTTACCAAAGATCAATATAAAAGGCGGTtataaaatgataattGAGACCGAGGATGgttcaaataaatcaaatttgcaGTTTATTGATAATGCGTCATCTAAACTCGTTTCAAATCCTAAATTGCCAAAAAGTCATACTGTTGACTCTACcaaaaacaaattggaaattaGCATATTGAATAATGATTCCAATAAATACACATCAATACCTTTACTCttaaaatatacaacaaatgatattaaaactaatttgaaattatcaataaatagtGTGGATGATAATACTAATATGGTCGGCTCTGTAGAGATTGTAAATAcagaatttgataatgCTATGTTGCAAATACATGGTCCAAGATTTAT gGATAAAAACACGATCATTTACACCTTTAGCAACGTAAAGAAGGGGgattattttatacaaattgaatCTACCAGTAACCTCATTGATAAGTGTGGTGAACTAAACGTATCACATGAGACTATCGTAAAAACTGAATGCTCAGATAAATCACTAAAAATAAATCTATCTCTCCCACATGAGCAGCAGAGGATTGATTTTAAGGTGGGTATCAAGCAATATAAACCCACGGACGAACTGAAATTCACCCTTGGAAATGGTGTCAAGAACCTATcgtataatattaatctACAGGAATTGTTTGAAAATGTTGAATTGGATGATGCAATATGCATATTTTCACAAAAATCCGCTATATCAGACTCTACAATGGTTAGTTCCTTTCAGATGTTAAAATGCGCAACTCCTTGGATGCCCTCGGAGTACCACAAACATACCCCAAACCTGTATCTATTAGATGATATGAACAAATTGGTTAGGGGTGATCGACACATTTTTAG aTACAATACTGATCCGTTGAGCAATGATGTGCTGCCGAAATTGATGCCGAtgacattatatatattggcAAATACCACAGACATAAAAATGACAGATGGGTTGTCCAAGGTATTTAGATGTAAAGTCACTAAGCTTAAAGAGAATGTTGAAGATCAAATCATACAGATATACAATGAAAACAGTGCGAATGGCGATAAGGAAAAAATTGCTATTGCCATAATTACCACCAACAATACTATAGTAGACCATATCAAAAAGCTACCTAAAACGAGTGAGCAAACCAAGCACCTATTCGTTCCTCTGtttttaatcaattcaaATGCAGTTGACCACATTTCATTACAACACAAATCACCTTCGCCAAATTACTTGGATCCGAAACGAATAACGCCCTTGTACCAAAACGATCCAACGAAAGCTACTAATGTGGTATCTGCGAAAATCGGAGATAGTTCTTTGCATTTTGGAGTTACTCACACTGAAAGTATTGACGCAGCAATGGCCTCTGTAGAAGAACTGATGTATAGTACCGTAATACCTGCGTGGACAAGCTACTTAAGTTGTGTCAACACTTCCACAGTGAATGTTCAATATatggataaaaatttgtttagcGTGACGGGAAAGTACAGCAGAAAACATTGCGACTACTTAACTCTATTATCTAGTGTTATctaa
- a CDS encoding DHHC palmitoyltransferase (overlaps_old_locusTagID:BBM_I02905;~overlaps_old_locusTagID:BBM_I02910), with product MDNIVKDRPAHTSAKKKFSCFIYIAIFIIVFMYLGTVGIVLPPYRPFTQFETINFYIFHIIFALFVCSFIKSSKTDPGSVPQNWGFYMGDETKRKRYCKVCNVWKPERTHHCSACKRCVLNMDHHCPWINNCIGFYNRKYFIQMLCYALSCLSIVVLQGFIYLINESFYGFEHPPDVFPYNIIDTTGLQAFCYIYTCMMIFVGITLTIALVPFVKFHFCLVIKNSTTIERLDESNPELKVYDIGIGGNLQQVFGVNPLCWFAPCNLPLNKPVGDGVRWPIHYYHPLADGV from the exons ATGGATAATATAGTGAAAGACCGTCCAGCCCATACTTCTGCCAAAAAAAAATTCAGCTGTTTCATCTATATCGCCATATTCATTATCG TTTTTATGTACTTGGGAACTGTGGGTATAGTATTGCCTCCCTATAGGCCATTTACTCAATTTGAAACCATCAATTTCTATATATTTCACATAATTTTTGCATTATTTGTCTGCAGTTTCATTAAG TCATCAAAAACTGATCCTGGATCTGTACCGCAAAACTGGGGTTTTTACATGGGAGATGAGACGAAGCGCAAGAGGTACTGCAAAGTTTGCAATGTTTGGAAGCCAGAACGCACTCATCATTGTTCTGCTTGCAAGAGATG TGTATTGAACATGGATCATCATTGTCCAtggataaataattgtataggATTTTATAACCGCAAATACTTTATTCAAATGCTATGCTACGCCCTATCATGTCTATCAATCGTTGTATTACAGGG TTTCATctatttgataaatgaaTCTTTTTATGGGTTTGAACACCCTCCAGATGTATTCCCTTACAATATAATCGATACTACAGGGCTTCAAGCCTTCTGTTACATCTACACTTGTATG ATGATTTTTGTCGGAATAACCCTCACTATAGCATTAGTTCCATTCGTCAAATTCCATTTCTGTCTAGTGATAAAG AACTCTACGACAATTGAGAGGTTGGATGAATCGAACCCAGAGTTAAAGGTTTATGACATTGGCATCGGAGGGAATTTACAACAAGTTTTCGGTGTAAATCCGCTTTGCTGGTTTGCACCTTGTAATCTACCCCTTAATAAGCCTGTGGGTGACGGTGTTAGGTGGCCAATACATTATTACCACCCCCTGGCAGATGGAGTTTAA
- a CDS encoding pre-mRNA-processing factor SLU7 (overlaps_old_locusTagID:BBM_I02915) has product MGSSTPAATHQSDKISNSVDSKTLDSEIRASVPKFITRNPWYASNDGQTKDNQDNSLENKQTQNTTNKRNVEYVRKKGIVGESALKYRKGACTNCGSLTHNAKSCVERPRKIGAKYTNQNICPDEHIEPEVDLGFEGNRDRWAGYDVTNHKYLAEEYEIIEMERRKRKLEKMQRKLERKQQDPDNYISSNDSDSSDDDIEGLKPKEFAPVDAMYSSFDTYTQTTSKNLRIREDTAKYLINLDVNSSFYDPKSRSMREDPLKGMRTENTKHTFRGDNMYLNTPETNQTKVMEAFAWEAYKRGANVHFMAKPTQLEYMYKQHLEKKKAMKEEKKNHLLSKYKCHDVLAPQELLELAQGDTVVDVVSEKDRILAKSKFEENVHVMGHTSVWGSYYNKETGNWGYKCCRSEKMNLPCEN; this is encoded by the exons ATGGGTTCTTCGACCCCTGCAGCAACTCATCAGAGTGACAAAATTTCCAACTCAGTCGATTCTAAAACTCTAGATAGTGAAATTCGCGCTTCTGTCcctaaatttatcactagaAATCCATGGTACGCCTCCAATGATGGACAAACCAAAGATAATCAAGATAATTCATTAGAAAACAAACAAACGCAAAACACTACAAACAAACGTAACGTGGAATATGTTAGGAAGAAAGGAATTGTGGGTGAATCAGCCTTGAAATATCGCAAAGGTGCCTGTACCAATTGTGGGTCTCTGACCCATAATGCCAAGAGCTGCGTGGAAAGACCCAGGAAAATCGGTGCAAAATACACCAACCAGAACATCTGTCCTGACGAACATATAGAGCCTGAAGTTGACCTAGGCTTCGAGGGAAACAGAGATAGGTGGGCTGGGTACGATGTCAcaaatcacaaatatttggcGGAGGAGTATGAGATAATTGAGATGGAGCGACGCAAGCGTAAGTTGGAAAAGATGCAACGCAAATTGGAGCGTAAGCAGCAAGATCCCGACAATTACATCTCGAG TAATGACAGTGACAGTTCTGACGATGATATTGAGGGCCTGAAACCAAAGGAGTTCGCCCCAGTCGACGCCATGTACAGCTCATTCGATACTTATACCCAGACAACCTCCAAGAATCTGCGAATAAGGGAAGATACCGCAAAATATCTCATAAATTTGGACGTTAATTCCAGTTTCTACGATCCAAAATCCAGATCTATGAGGGAAGACCCACTTAAGGGCATGCGCACGGAGAACACCAAGCACACTTTCCGCGGTGATAACATGTACTTGAATACACCTGAGACCAATCAGACAAAAGTAATGGAAGCATTTGCTTGGGAGGCCTATAAACGCGGGGCGAACGTCCACTTTATGGCCAAGCCCACACAATTGGAATACATGTATAAACAGCACTTGGAAAAGAAAAAGGCGATGAAGGAGGagaaaaaaaatcatctTCTCAGCAAGTACAAGTGTCACGATGTCTTGGCGCCTCAGGAATTGTTGGAATTAGCCCAGGGGGATACTGTGGTTGATGTAGTGAGTGAGAAGGATCGTATACTTGCAAAATCTAAATTTGAGGAAAACGTGCATGTTATGGGCCATACAAGCGTATGGGGATCTTATTACAACAAGGAGACGGGTAATTGGGGGTACAAGTGTTGTCGTTCTGAGAAGATGAATTTACCCTGTGagaattaa
- a CDS encoding mitochondrial ribosomal protein L19 precursor, putative: MLCRSWCSACLDCLKGIQVQKRGLRTRILPSRSGQRSYVLENELTSLKWPPLHDHGSPMTLEKCRCIMYHLQLLEMERLDKARKFKLPERFNEGDLIEVKYELSRTQQTFAVFRGYCVQVRRRGLNSSICLRNSYEGVGMSQIIPIYSPRILHIKVIRAVDGNAGQGMERSSLRRPLTRDYRYKWQYNVRDKFGLPEGPNKPGIRSLESKLHYKVQEMRKKYYLQRKRAGLPPFAWPGPMKLLMRERRRAVRAETRRRILLYSMDEQRARAVKLARRRRACQWGRYSLPYSKHDLAQDIDHTHPLVNAPK, encoded by the exons ATGTTGTGCCGATCCTGGTGTAGTGCGTGCCTGGATTGCCTAAAGGGCATTCAAGTCCAAAAACGAGGCCTAAGGACACGCATACTGCCAAGCAGATCCGGACAGCGGAGCTATGTACTGGAAAATGAGTTGACTTCGCTAAAGTGGCCACCACTGCACGATCACGGCTCGCCCATGACCCTTGAAAAGTGCAGGTGTATTATGTATCACCTGCAACTGCTGGAGATGGAAAGGCTCGATAAAGCCAGGAAGTTTAAG CTCCCGGAACGATTCAACGAGGGAGACCTGATAGAAGTCAAATATGAACTGTCTAGGACGCAGCAAACTTTTGCCGTCTTCAGGG GCTACTGCGTTCAAGTGAGAAGGAGGGGGCTTAACTCAAGTATTTGTCTCAGGAACTCATACGAAGGCGTGGGTATGAGTCAAATAATTCCTATATATTCACCCAGGATCCTACACATAAAA GTTATAAGGGCGGTCGACGGAAACGCCGGGCAAGGCATGGAAAGATCGTCTTTGAGGCGTCCACTAACGCGTGACTACAGATACAAGTGGCAGTACAACGTAAGGGATAAGTTCGGCCTACCCGAAGGGCCCAATAAACCAG GAATACGGTCGCTAGAGTCCAAATTACACTACAAGGTCCAAGAAATGCGCAAGAAATACTATTTGCAAAGAAAGAGGGCCGGCCTGCCTCCATTCGCCTGGCCTGGACCAATGAAATTACTTATGCGAGAGAGGAGAAG GGCCGTTAGGGCTGAAACTAGACGTAggattttattgtatagCATG GACGAACAAAGGGCCAGAGCCGTAAAGTTGGCCCGCAGGAGGCGTGCTTGTCAGTGGGGAAGATACTCG CTTCCCTACAGCAAGCATGATCTGGCACAGGACATTGATCATACCCACCCCCTCGTAAATGCCCCAAAGTGA
- a CDS encoding histone H2A (overlaps_old_locusTagID:BBM_I02927) has translation MSAKDKGAVGGGRKKSVKSVSKSAKAGLQFPVGRIGRYLKKGRFSKRIGAGAPVYLAAVLEYLCAEILELAGNAARDNKKSRIIPRHIQLAIKNDEELSKFLGGITIASGGVIPTIQPVLLPKKHKKDKDHVAA, from the coding sequence ATGAGTGCAAAAGATAAAGGAGCGGTGGGAGGTGGCCGTAAGAAATCGGTTAAATCTGTAAGCAAGTCTGCAAAGGCTGGCTTGCAGTTTCCAGTTGGCCGTATCGGTAGGTATCTCAAAAAAGGAAGGTTTTCCAAACGCATTGGAGCTGGCGCTCCTGTGTACTTGGCAGCCGTCCTTGAGTACCTCTGTGCTGAAATCTTGGAACTTGCGGGGAATGCTGCCAgagataataaaaaatcacgTATCATACCCAGGCACATACAGCTCGCCATCAAAAACGACGAAGAACTCTCCAAGTTTCTAGGCGGAATCACCATTGCCTCTGGTGGTGTTATACCGACCATACAGCCCGTCCTACTCCCCAAAAAGCACAAGAAGGATAAGGACCATGTTGCCGCGTAA
- a CDS encoding histone H3 (overlaps_old_locusTagID:BBM_I02928) → MARTKQTARKSTGGKAPRKQLASKAARKSAPITGGIKKPHRYRPGTVALREIRRYQKSTELLIRKLPFQRLVREIAQDFKTDLRFQSSAVLALQEAAEAYLVGLFEDTNLCAIHAKRVTIMPKDIQLARRIRGERS, encoded by the coding sequence atggCAAGGACTAAGCAAACTGCCCGTAAATCTACCGGTGGCAAAGCGCCCAGAAAACAGCTCGCCTCTAAAGCCGCTAGAAAATCAGCTCCAATTACTGGAGGAATCAAGAAACCACACAGGTACAGGCCTGGTACAGTCGCTCTCAGGGAAATCCGTAGATACCAAAAATCTACTGAGCTTCTCATCAGAAAGCTTCCCTTCCAGAGGCTCGTCAGGGAAATTGCGCAGGACTTTAAAACCGACCTCCGCTTTCAATCCTCTGCGGTCCTTGCCCTACAAGAAGCGGCTGAGGCCTACCTGGTTGGCTTGTTCGAGGATACAAACTTGTGCGCTATCCACGCCAAGAGGGTCACCATCATGCCCAAGGACATTCAACTTGCTCGACGTATTCGCGGTGAGAGGTCTTAA